A single genomic interval of Pseudomonadales bacterium harbors:
- the zwf gene encoding glucose-6-phosphate dehydrogenase — translation MLKLQPVVVVIFGATGDLTRRKLLPALYNLYLDGQMPERFLVLGVARRGDQDAFRADMERAIASHSRRGAADPAEWSKFASRIEYHVGGFDEEASYAALAARVARAETEFGAPCARVFYLSTPPDVFGCIAAGLGAAGLGNGNPLNRIVIEKPFGHDLASSEALDAALRVVFDENQIYRIDHYLGKETVQNIIALRFANAMFEPIWNRRYVDHVQITVAESDGVGTRGGYYDDSGALRDMVQNHLLQLLCLVAMEPLVNYEAEELRNKKVDVLKAVREVQFDAPYPCAVRGQYGPGSIDGRTIRGYRQERGVDANSYTETYAALELYIDNWRWHGVPFYLRTGKRMPRKLSQVAIFFRPVPHRMFPTRAADILESNHLLIGIQPKEEIVLGFHAKAPGSGMKLSAVSMDFNYDEAFHVPSREAYETLLLEIIEGSTTLFMRADQERAAWEIVEPVLEVWRESPSMSMPNYAAGTWGPVSADMLLVRNARSWYNPMPVIAADSVRGEEG, via the coding sequence ATGTTGAAGCTGCAACCGGTGGTGGTGGTGATCTTCGGAGCAACGGGGGATCTCACCCGGCGCAAGCTGCTGCCTGCGCTCTACAACCTGTACCTCGACGGGCAGATGCCCGAAAGGTTTCTGGTGCTCGGCGTGGCTCGACGCGGCGACCAGGATGCGTTTCGCGCCGACATGGAACGTGCCATCGCCAGTCACTCGCGACGCGGTGCGGCCGATCCTGCCGAGTGGAGCAAATTTGCCTCGCGTATCGAATACCACGTCGGCGGTTTCGACGAGGAAGCGAGCTATGCGGCACTCGCAGCCCGCGTTGCACGCGCGGAAACGGAGTTCGGCGCTCCGTGCGCGCGTGTGTTCTACCTGTCGACGCCGCCCGATGTGTTCGGGTGTATCGCGGCCGGACTCGGTGCGGCAGGGCTGGGCAACGGCAACCCGTTGAACCGGATCGTGATCGAAAAGCCTTTCGGTCACGATCTTGCCTCGTCCGAGGCATTGGATGCGGCGCTGCGCGTGGTGTTCGACGAAAACCAGATCTATCGCATCGATCATTATCTGGGCAAGGAGACGGTGCAGAACATCATTGCGCTGCGGTTTGCGAATGCGATGTTCGAGCCGATCTGGAACCGGCGCTACGTCGATCATGTGCAGATCACGGTTGCCGAGTCCGACGGAGTCGGTACCCGAGGTGGGTATTACGATGACTCGGGAGCCCTGCGCGACATGGTGCAGAACCACTTGCTGCAGCTGCTGTGCCTGGTCGCGATGGAGCCGCTGGTGAACTACGAGGCCGAGGAGTTGCGCAACAAGAAGGTCGACGTGCTGAAAGCCGTGCGCGAAGTGCAGTTCGATGCGCCGTATCCCTGCGCGGTGCGCGGACAGTATGGGCCCGGCAGCATCGACGGAAGGACGATTCGCGGCTATCGCCAGGAGCGTGGTGTGGACGCAAACTCCTACACCGAGACCTACGCCGCACTCGAGCTGTATATCGACAACTGGCGCTGGCACGGTGTGCCTTTCTACCTGCGTACCGGCAAGCGCATGCCGCGCAAGCTGTCGCAAGTGGCGATCTTCTTCCGTCCGGTACCGCATCGCATGTTTCCGACGCGGGCAGCCGACATCCTCGAATCGAACCACCTGCTGATCGGCATCCAGCCCAAGGAAGAAATCGTGCTCGGCTTTCATGCCAAGGCGCCGGGTTCCGGCATGAAGCTGAGTGCAGTGAGCATGGACTTCAATTACGACGAAGCCTTCCATGTACCGTCGCGCGAGGCCTACGAGACGCTGCTGCTGGAGATCATCGAGGGCTCGACGACGCTGTTCATGCGCGCAGACCAGGAGCGGGCCGCATGGGAGATCGTCGAACCCGTGCTCGAGGTCTGGCGTGAAAGCCCGTCGATGAGCATGCCGAACTACGCGGCTGGCACCTGGGGGCCGGTCAGTGCCGACATGCTGCTGGTGCGCAATGCGCGCAGCTGGTACAACCCGATGCCGGTGATAGCCGCCGACAGTGTGCGGGGCGAGGAGGGCTGA
- the gndA gene encoding NADP-dependent phosphogluconate dehydrogenase: MSKAREFELGMIGLGTMGMNLLLNLADHGHSVAGYARNPAQVERLRALPADNIQGFDDLAHFVAALRRPRVVLLLVPAGAVVDTVVAGLRPLLKRGDFIVDAGNSFYRDTMRRIDELAPDGIEFVGMGVSGGESGARHGPSMMPGGSENSWRRLRLVLESAAARAGDDPCVALMGAGAAGHYVKMIHNGIEYALMQMLAECYDLMRRRLGMNNDEMASEFARWNAGRLRSYLVEITVEVLRTPDPEGGGALIDAVLDRAKAKGTGKWSSQDAMDLGVPVPAIDAAVTARSLSAYKAQREQLAPLYSSPVVSTADRVIVLKALEDAYYSGAWIAYAQGLGQIAHASAEYGFGTDLATVARIWRAGCIIRAAILDPMAAALAADPAAASLLCAPVVVQALNAGVAGLRATLCEAIAAGLPVPALAAALAYFDGMRSARLPANLIQGQRDHFGAHTYERIDREGVFHSAWGVS; this comes from the coding sequence ATGTCGAAGGCGCGCGAATTCGAGCTCGGAATGATCGGGCTTGGCACCATGGGAATGAATCTGCTGCTCAATCTGGCCGATCACGGTCACTCGGTCGCCGGCTACGCGCGCAATCCCGCGCAGGTGGAAAGATTGCGTGCATTGCCGGCCGACAACATCCAGGGTTTCGACGATCTGGCGCACTTCGTCGCCGCGTTGCGACGACCACGGGTGGTGCTGTTGCTGGTGCCCGCGGGGGCGGTCGTGGATACGGTCGTTGCTGGACTCCGTCCGCTGCTCAAGCGCGGCGACTTCATCGTCGATGCGGGCAACAGTTTCTATCGTGACACCATGCGACGCATCGACGAACTGGCGCCGGACGGTATCGAGTTCGTCGGCATGGGTGTCTCGGGCGGAGAAAGCGGTGCGCGTCACGGGCCGAGCATGATGCCGGGTGGCAGTGAAAATTCGTGGCGTCGCCTGCGCCTGGTGCTCGAAAGTGCGGCGGCGCGTGCCGGCGATGACCCTTGCGTGGCACTGATGGGTGCAGGTGCCGCAGGCCATTACGTGAAGATGATCCACAACGGGATCGAATACGCGTTGATGCAGATGCTCGCCGAGTGCTATGACCTGATGCGCCGCCGGCTCGGCATGAATAACGACGAGATGGCCAGCGAGTTCGCACGCTGGAACGCGGGAAGACTGCGAAGCTACCTGGTCGAGATCACCGTGGAAGTATTGCGCACGCCGGATCCGGAGGGTGGTGGGGCGTTGATCGATGCCGTGCTCGATCGTGCGAAGGCCAAGGGTACCGGCAAGTGGAGCTCGCAGGACGCGATGGATCTGGGCGTGCCGGTTCCGGCGATCGATGCTGCCGTGACCGCGCGGTCGTTGTCGGCGTACAAGGCACAGCGCGAGCAGCTCGCTCCGCTTTACTCCTCGCCCGTCGTGTCCACGGCGGATCGGGTCATTGTGCTGAAGGCACTCGAGGATGCGTATTACTCTGGCGCCTGGATTGCCTACGCCCAGGGTCTGGGGCAGATTGCACACGCGTCGGCGGAATACGGCTTTGGCACCGACCTGGCGACGGTCGCCCGTATCTGGCGGGCAGGTTGCATCATCCGCGCGGCGATCCTCGATCCGATGGCAGCCGCGCTTGCAGCAGACCCTGCAGCAGCGAGTCTGCTATGTGCACCGGTCGTGGTGCAGGCGTTGAACGCTGGCGTCGCGGGGCTGCGTGCGACGCTGTGCGAGGCAATCGCCGCTGGCCTCCCCGTGCCGGCACTGGCGGCGGCACTCGCGTATTTCGACGGCATGCGCAGCGCCCGCCTGCCGGCAAACCTGATCCAGGGGCAACGTGATCATTTCGGTGCGCATACCTACGAGCGTATCGACCGTGAGGGAGTGTTCCATTCTGCATGGGGGGTATCGTGA